TGTTGACTAACTTACATCATGAGTCATCAGTCATACTAATCATGCTAACAGGCAGGAACATTACTTCTAACGGGTATGACTGCAttaatttgtataattatataattaataatataatGTAATTCAAAACAGCCCATGTGATAAAAAAATCCACAAATAGTCTACAATTATTGCATTTGACCAGAAAATTATCAAAGAGATattttcaaatatacaaaaataacACTAAATAGTTAGCAACTATTTAATGAGCTAGTTTTCATAAAAAGATTCAATTGacctttcaaaccaatcaaaaggaacaaataaaaataattatataatgtAATTCAAAACAACCCATAATGTAATTCAAAACAACCCATGTGATAAAAAAACCCACAAATAGTCTACAATTATTTGCATTTGACCAGAAAATTATAAAAGAGATattttcaaatatacaaaaataacACTAAATAGTTAGCAACTATTTAATGAGCTAGTTTtgataaaaatatttaattaaccTTTCAAATCAATTAAAAACCAATCAGAAGGaacaaatgaaaataattatataatgtattatataatgtaatTCAAAACAACCCATGTGATAAAAAGGTCCAAATAGTCTACAATTATTTACATCTGACcagaaaattataaaagatatattttcaaatatacaaaaataacCCTAAATAGTTAGCAACTATTTAATGAGGTAGTTTTCATAAAGGAATTCAATTGACCTTCAAACcaattaaaaacaaaacaaaatgaacaaataaaaataattaaaccatTGTTACCAATTAGCCCCTAAATAGTAAGGAACTATTAAGACCTTTAATTTCAAGACCAAGGCTCAAATAGGCATTTCTCACTCTTTAAATCTCAAAAATCAGAAAACAAACTCCTTCCTAACTCCTTCCTCTAACAATATATTGACACTTGGCATTCAAGGGAGAAATTGAGTTGTTCTCTTATCTAGTAGgtaagaaaaagaaggaattagaagagaaaaggaaaagaaaaagtaattatAAATTCCATTTTTTCTATATCCATACATAACATTATAACAAGGgagttttattaaaataataaggttaatattgtcattttaattagataaggaaggtaggtgtaatttcaaaattctcaagaaacataataaaattattaaaaaaacctcaggggaggtttttaaaattatcccattaaaaaaaaaacccggaGGGAATtactattgttatttttataagTATTTACTTTCTAAGTTTTGTAACGGGTGTCCATTGACTACTCGTTAATATATCTAAAATTTATCTAACAATTATTATCCTCCATTGTATTTATATACATTCTCTGTTTAATCTTACATACTCtttcttatatttatttattttttttgggttggttGATGCAATATTTTACAATTTggaagaatcaagaaagagaaaaggaggaGTCTGGTTGAACATGAATCAAGAATACAGGCCCTGCCAGCCCTTTTCAGTCCTTAACCTTGAtccctcatcatcatcatcatctggATTCATCACTTGTTGTTACAGTGGTAGTAGCAGTAATAGTACTAAAAAAAGTACATCAGCTGGATCAATCAGTGAAGTCAGGTGGGACACCTGTGCTTCCTTAAGTTAATCCATATGGGAACAATTAATTGGCTACTTGATATTCCCCCtgcaactcctccttcttcccttttcttttttgtctgtCAGTTGATGATCCTCATTTCCTCTCCTTTCATCTTCTTCTAAAACCCTATTCCCCCCTTTTCATTTCCcaccttttctttttaattttaatggCGATGTTGAACATTCTACTGATGACCGAGCTTGTCGCATAATGAGAAGAAACTGAATCTAAGTTTcgtaaccccaaaaaaaaaaaaaaaaaaaaaatcaaaagggaaGTTTCGAATTGGAGGAGCAAACATGGCGGTTACGGAGGAAGAATCGTCATCGCCGTCTTCCTCGTCGTCGTCGTCCTGGCCTGGAGCCAACTCTAAATTACGCTCCTCTGCCTCTCACCACTCCTATTATCTCGCCAAGTCTGTGCTCCGTAGCAGCGTTGTTCTTCAGCTTGTCCGCGGCCACATCcgctcccctttctccaacgaCGTCGTCCTTGGCAAGGTTCCGCCCCCGCTCCCTATCCCTCTATCGTTATTGCTCTTACTTTTTTGATGATTGCTTCCATCCACTTTTTTCTTTGTTGGAAATTCTCTGCTTTCTATGTACACATCTCTAGTCGTCCAGGGTGCTTCATTTAGGCTGTAGAAACTGAATCAAATGCTAGATATTCATTTATGTTTTGCATTGTCATCAAGAAATCACATTACTCTGTGTGTCAGACAAGtaaatttcatttattattattattattagtattgtttatttattttaagttCAAGTGTATTCTATATGATGGTTTGCGCCTATATGTGTTAGGGCGAATTGCCAAATCGAGACATTTAGAAAGGCTAATGTAAAAGCCCTGTCATGTACTAGGGCTGTTGGAACAGCTTTATCATGTAAAATCAAAGAGAAGCATTAGTTGGACGATAGGACTCTTTCAGTTGGAACGGTAGTTGAGCAGATAATGAAAAAGCAATAAGTGGCCATATACTAGGTTCTACACTTAAAAAacacttaaaaaaaagaaagagaaatttgtgtgtgtgtgtgtttttttaatTCCTTGTGGGGGTTCTAGACCCCAACGTCGTGCTTGCAAGAAGATTAGTGAAATTCAATACTGAACTGAAGTCATATATCATTGATTTGAAAACTGAGTATACCATGTTGGTTGAGCTAAACTCCTTTTTCAATGCATGAGTTTTAACACAAATATGGGCATTTGGTTCAGGAAACATCTGTAGAGCTGGTAATTATTGATGACGATGGAGCATTGCAATCTGTTTGTGAGCAGCCTGTTTTTGGCACAATAAAAGATCTTGCTATCCTCCCTTGGAATGAGAGGTTTCACCATTCGCAAAACCCTCAGGTAATTAATTCATCAAATTTTcatattgaatttttttttttgctttcctcATCTTGGAATTTTATGTCTCCCTCTGGTTCTTTTACAGATTCGGGGGAAAGACGTTCTGGTTGTAATTTCTGATTCAGGGAAGCTTTCCTTTCTCAGTTTTAGCAGTGAAATGCACAGGTTGTCTTTGTGCTTAAGAATTCTTTCTGTAGCTTTTGCTCTAGTACTTCCTGAAGGCTCAAATGCTCGTACTTTTTTTAGTACTTCATTTTACTATCTTTCATTCACTTAACACATTTTATCTTCCCACAGAAGGCTTACTTTTGTACTTCTTATTATTGTAGGTTTTTCCCCTTAACGCACGTGCAACTTTCGTCCCCAGGAAATGGAAGGGATCAAATTGGAAGGATGTTGGCTGTTGATTCCAAGTGAGTTCTTGTGTTGATTTCGACTTGAGACTGGATTTTCTGGGAGTttaatttgtgattttttttttactatttttctGTGCAGTGGTTGTTTCATTGCTGCAAGTGCATATGAGGACAAATTGGCTCTTTTTTCAGTGTCACTTTCTTCTGGCAGTGATGTCATCGATAAGGTTAGAAAATTATATTCAGGAATCTATTCTAAAGTTGTATTTGGTCGAATGTGGTTGGATATGGTGATCGATGCTTCTGATGTGTAATTCTTTCAtgactcttttcttttgttagaAAATCTTTTTGCCCCCTGAAAATCAATGCAATGACAAAGGTTTTCCAAGTGTTTGTGGTACTATATGGAGCATGTGCTTTATCTCAAAAGATCTTCGTCAACAAAGTAAGGAGCGCAGCCCTCTATTAGCAGTTATTCTGAATAGGTAGGATGATTAATACATCTGCAAGAGAGATTGAGAACTGTATTTCTGAGTACTTAATGCCTGTGCCTACGCCTGTCAGTTCCTTGGTCTTTTTTTGGTTGCTGGAATACTCCTATCATCTGAATCATTTGCATTTGAGATCCTGATAAGGTTTGGTTGTGCTGCTGCAGGAGGATGTCATATTATCGGAATGAACTTCTTCTATTAGAGTGGAATCTCAGGGAGCAGGCTGTCCATGTAATATTCCGTTATGATGAAGCTGGACCTCTAGCACATCACGTAGTTGAAGTTCCTAATTCTTATGGATTAGCTTTTCTGTTCAGGGCTGGTGATGCACTATTAATGGATTTTAGGGATGCTCACAACCCTTCTGTAATTTTTAGAACTAGCTTGGATTTTATACCGGCTTCAGTGGAAGAGCAGAATTTTGCGGAAGATACTGCTACAATTAGAATTCCCGATATTATTGATGAAGAAGGAATGTACAGTGTTGCAGCCTCTGCATTGCTGGAGCTGAGTGACATGCGTAAGAGTGATTCAATGGATATTGATGCTGACACTAGCATAAAGCCAGGTTCTAACTATATTTGCTCCTGGAGCTGGGAGCCAGGGAATGTGGACAATCCGAGGATGATTTTCAGTGCAGACTCTGGAGATCTTTTTATGATTGAAATTTCTTCTGATTCTCATGGCCTGAAAGTAAATCTATCTGATGGTCTTTACAAAAGTTTACCTTCAAAGGCATTATTGTGGGTTGAGGGTGGGTTTTTGGCTGCAATTGTTGAGATGGGTGATGGAATGGTTTTAAAGCTGGAAGATGGAGGGCTATATTACAGAAGCCCAATTCAAAATATTGCACCAATTTTGGACATGTCAGTTGTTGATTATCATGGTGAGAAACATGACCAAATGTTTGCCTGTTGTGGGATGGCACCAGAGGGTTCATTGCGGATTATCAGAAGTGGTATCAGTGTGGACAAATTGTTGAAAACTGCCCCTATTTATCATGGTATAACTGGCACTTGGGCACTTAAAATGAATGTTACTGATACGTGTCATTCTTTCCTAGTGCTATCATTTGTTGAGGAGACCAGGGTGCTTTCTGTTGGTGTAAGCTTTTCTGATGTGACAGATTCAGTTGGTTTCCAACCAGATGTCTGCACACTGGCATGTGGTCTGGTGGCTGATGGTTTGCTGGTGCAAATCCACCAAAATGCGGTCAGACTCTGCGTGCCTATTAATGTAGCCCAATCTGAAGGTGTTCCCATGTCTTCTCCAAGTTGTTCGTCGTGGGGTCCTGATAATATGAGCATAAGCTTAGGAGCAGTTGGGCATAATGTGATAGCTGTGGCAACCTCTAGTCCCTGTGTCTTGTTTATTCTTGGTATCAGGTCCTTATCAACTTATTGTTATGAAATAATCCAAATGCAACAAGTGAGGCTGCAGAATGAGTTGTCCTGCATCTCAATACCTTCAAGACATCTAGAGCACAGATCATTACCATCCCAAATGAACTTCAGAGATACTAGCCCTGCTGTTGGGTTGCCGTCTGGAGTGGACATCAATAATGCCATTATCATCGGCACACACAAACCTTCAGTTGAGGTTTTGTCATTTTCCCCTGATACGGGTCTGCAAATTCTTGCTATAGGGACCATCTCTTTAACAAACACCATGGGAACGATTATCAGTGGCTGTGTTCCTCAAGATGTACGGCTTGTACTAGTTGATCGGCTTTACATTCTTTCAGGGTTGAGGAATGGTATGCTTCTTAGATTTGAATGGCCTCCTGATTCGGCTATCTCCCCCTCTGATTACACAGTTATGGGTTCCTGCTTGGTAAATTCATTGGGTTCAGCAATGTCTACTCCTCCAAGCAACAGAGGGTCCTTGAGGTCCTTTTCCAGTTTCTTGGAGAAGACAAGAGACAGCTTTCCTGTTCACCTTCAGCTTATTGCCGTTCGCCGCATCGGCATTACTCCTGTTTTTCTGGTTCCATTAAGCGATTACCTTGATGCTGACATAATTGTTTTGAGCGATAGGCCATGGTTACTGCAGACTGCAAGGCACAGCTTGTCATATACATCCATCTCTTTTCAACCTTCTACACATGTCACTCCAGTTTGCTCAGGAGAATGTCCTAGGGGAATTTTATTTGTTGCAGAGAATAGTCTTCATTTGGTGAGGAATATTATGAATTTACGTTATTAATCAGAAATACTTAATGATCCTCTTAGTAACTTTTTCTTTCTGGGGGTTTTATACTACAACAATCTATACTATAATTTGCAAAAGGAATACTTCTGGTCCTGTATTATGTCCTTTGAGGTTTTCTATTTTGCTGGTCTATGTTAAATGTTTCTGTAGTATGtttgtgaatctattttccCAGTTTCTATTCGTTTGTGCCTTGCGGAAAGATCTCGATAACCCACCCCCGAGTATATGCTTCAACAGGAATCATAGATTTGAAACCTCTGGTAAAATGCCCGCCTGTAATGTAACCCAGCAGATAAAGTACATTAAATAGTCCAGGGATTGGCAACTACCGATTCAGTGACTCTGGCACTGAGTATTTGTAGTGGATTAGCGGAAGGGTATCTTTCTTGTGGTTGGATCAGTGTTAAATTATGTAATACAAGTAACATATGCCCGACCTAAGATATATCTAGTTTCTGAGCTTACAGTTGATTGAGAGAAATTTGAAGGCTTTCTTTTCAGCTCTGGGTTTCCCTATAGAGAAATATGTTCATGTCAACAATTCTGTAATTCCCATTTCGCAAAGTAATGGTATCTCTTAtctcattcttttctttttgttttgtcattttCCGTGGGAAAGGGGACAAATGTCTTGCTCATGTAGtttttctattgatttttacGCCGAACCTATTACACTTCGGTTGAAATAGAGAAGATATTGATGCTTGATATTGTTAGTAGACTTGTagccatttcttttttattctgcTGAGGTGATATATGATTAAAATGTTTTAGGTGGAGATGGTGTCAAGTAAGAGGCTTAATGTGCAGAAGTTTCATCTTGGAGGCACACCAAGGAAGGTTTTATACCACAGTGAAAGCAGATTATTACTTGTCTTgaggactgaattgcaaaatgattcatattcatCTGATGTATGCTGTGTAGATCCTCTCAGTGGGTCATTATTGTcatcctttaagtttgaaccTGGGGAGACAGGTAAATGCATGGAATTGGTAAAGGTTGGACATGAACATGTTTTGGTGGTTGGAACTAGCCTATCTGCTGGCCCTGCTATAATGCCTAGTGGTGAAGCTGAAAGGTTAGCTATCATCTGTGCTCACATTTTCTTCTAGGTTTCTTCTCCAGTGATTCAGTGTAGTGTTTATTGTTGTTatgaatttttattagaaattgaaACACTTGTTATCACCACTGTACTGATACatatttgaaattttcttttggttgtTTATGTCTTTTAATTGGTTTACTTGTCTCCTACAATATTTAAGTGTCTATTGTCGATGAACTGGCTTGACCGTTGTAATCCTTGTGGCTTTGATGTGTTGATGCTGTGGTGCTTGCATTATAATCAGCTTGGTCTTAGTCTATATCTCACCAATACGTTTTTTCCCCTAAGATTATGGATACATGGATCTGCATTAATGCTACcccttgtttttatttatttgttatttatttatttttgttttttatgatGTCTGGTGTTAACTGAAGCTATGTTTAACAGCACAAGTGGCCGTCTGATAGTCCTATGCCTTGAACACACACAAAATTCAGATACTGGATCCGCTACATTCAGTTCAAGGACCTTTTCATATTCTCAGCGAAGTTCACCATTTCGTGAAATTGGTGGGTGCTCTGCTGAACAGCTCTCTAGTGGTAGTATTTGTAGCAGCCCAGATGATGATAGTTCTGATGGTATCAAACTGGAAGAATCTGAAGCATGGCACTTACGATTAACTTATTCTACCATTTGGCCTGGAATGGTACTTGCTGTATGCCCATATCTTGATCGATATTTCTTGGCTTCTGCTGGTAATTCTGTAAGTCAAATAATCCTTTTATCTATCTACTTTGTTACAAGTC
The genomic region above belongs to Coffea arabica cultivar ET-39 chromosome 7c, Coffea Arabica ET-39 HiFi, whole genome shotgun sequence and contains:
- the LOC113694549 gene encoding uncharacterized protein isoform X1; translated protein: MAVTEEESSSPSSSSSSSWPGANSKLRSSASHHSYYLAKSVLRSSVVLQLVRGHIRSPFSNDVVLGKETSVELVIIDDDGALQSVCEQPVFGTIKDLAILPWNERFHHSQNPQIRGKDVLVVISDSGKLSFLSFSSEMHRFFPLTHVQLSSPGNGRDQIGRMLAVDSNGCFIAASAYEDKLALFSVSLSSGSDVIDKKIFLPPENQCNDKGFPSVCGTIWSMCFISKDLRQQSKERSPLLAVILNRRMSYYRNELLLLEWNLREQAVHVIFRYDEAGPLAHHVVEVPNSYGLAFLFRAGDALLMDFRDAHNPSVIFRTSLDFIPASVEEQNFAEDTATIRIPDIIDEEGMYSVAASALLELSDMRKSDSMDIDADTSIKPGSNYICSWSWEPGNVDNPRMIFSADSGDLFMIEISSDSHGLKVNLSDGLYKSLPSKALLWVEGGFLAAIVEMGDGMVLKLEDGGLYYRSPIQNIAPILDMSVVDYHGEKHDQMFACCGMAPEGSLRIIRSGISVDKLLKTAPIYHGITGTWALKMNVTDTCHSFLVLSFVEETRVLSVGVSFSDVTDSVGFQPDVCTLACGLVADGLLVQIHQNAVRLCVPINVAQSEGVPMSSPSCSSWGPDNMSISLGAVGHNVIAVATSSPCVLFILGIRSLSTYCYEIIQMQQVRLQNELSCISIPSRHLEHRSLPSQMNFRDTSPAVGLPSGVDINNAIIIGTHKPSVEVLSFSPDTGLQILAIGTISLTNTMGTIISGCVPQDVRLVLVDRLYILSGLRNGMLLRFEWPPDSAISPSDYTVMGSCLVNSLGSAMSTPPSNRGSLRSFSSFLEKTRDSFPVHLQLIAVRRIGITPVFLVPLSDYLDADIIVLSDRPWLLQTARHSLSYTSISFQPSTHVTPVCSGECPRGILFVAENSLHLVEMVSSKRLNVQKFHLGGTPRKVLYHSESRLLLVLRTELQNDSYSSDVCCVDPLSGSLLSSFKFEPGETGKCMELVKVGHEHVLVVGTSLSAGPAIMPSGEAESTSGRLIVLCLEHTQNSDTGSATFSSRTFSYSQRSSPFREIGGCSAEQLSSGSICSSPDDDSSDGIKLEESEAWHLRLTYSTIWPGMVLAVCPYLDRYFLASAGNSFYVCSFPNDNLQRVRRLAVGRTRFVIMTLTAHFTRIAVGDCRDGILFYSYHEDARKLEQVYCDPVQRLVADCILMDVDTAVVSDRKGSIAVLSSSDHLEDNASPECNLTLNCSYYMGEIAMSIRKGSFSYKLPADDVLRGYAVANTISDLSHNSIMASTLLGGVVIFIPVTRREYELLEAVQARLVIHPLTAPILGNDHNDFRGRESSVGTRKILDGDMLAQFLELTSMQQEAVLALPLSSLNKVMLSTKQSPPRITVNQVVRLLERVHYALN
- the LOC113694549 gene encoding spliceosome-associated protein 130 A isoform X2 codes for the protein MAVTEEESSSPSSSSSSSWPGANSKLRSSASHHSYYLAKSVLRSSVVLQLVRGHIRSPFSNDVVLGKETSVELVIIDDDGALQSVCEQPVFGTIKDLAILPWNERFHHSQNPQIRGKDVLVVISDSGKLSFLSFSSEMHRFFPLTHVQLSSPGNGRDQIGRMLAVDSNGCFIAASAYEDKLALFSVSLSSGSDVIDKKIFLPPENQCNDKGFPSVCGTIWSMCFISKDLRQQSKERSPLLAVILNRRMSYYRNELLLLEWNLREQAVHVIFRYDEAGPLAHHVVEVPNSYGLAFLFRAGDALLMDFRDAHNPSVIFRTSLDFIPASVEEQNFAEDTATIRIPDIIDEEGMYSVAASALLELSDMRKSDSMDIDADTSIKPGSNYICSWSWEPGNVDNPRMIFSADSGDLFMIEISSDSHGLKVNLSDGLYKSLPSKALLWVEGGFLAAIVEMGDGMVLKLEDGGLYYRSPIQNIAPILDMSVVDYHGEKHDQMFACCGMAPEGSLRIIRSGISVDKLLKTAPIYHGITGTWALKMNVTDTCHSFLVLSFVEETRVLSVGVSFSDVTDSVGFQPDVCTLACGLVADGLLVQIHQNAVRLCVPINVAQSEGVPMSSPSCSSWGPDNMSISLGAVGHNVIAVATSSPCVLFILGIRSLSTYCYEIIQMQQVRLQNELSCISIPSRHLEHRSLPSQMNFRDTSPAVGLPSGVDINNAIIIGTHKPSVEVLSFSPDTGLQILAIGTISLTNTMGTIISGCVPQDVRLVLVDRLYILSGLRNGMLLRFEWPPDSAISPSDYTVMGSCLVNSLGSAMSTPPSNRGSLRSFSSFLEKTRDSFPVHLQLIAVRRIGITPVFLVPLSDYLDADIIVLSDRPWLLQTARHSLSYTSISFQPSTHVTPVCSGECPRGILFVAENSLHLVEMVSSKRLNVQKFHLGGTPRKVLYHSESRLLLVLRTELQNDSYSSDVCCVDPLSGSLLSSFKFEPGETGKCMELVKVGHEHVLVVGTSLSAGPAIMPSGEAESTSGRLIVLCLEHTQNSDTGSATFSSRTFSYSQRSSPFREIGGCSAEQLSSGSICSSPDDDSSDGIKLEESEAWHLRLTYSTIWPGMVLAVCPYLDRYFLASAGNSFYVCSFPNDNLQRVRRLAVGRTRFVIMTLTAHFTRIAVGDCRDGILFYSYHEDARKLEQVYCDPVQRLVADCILMDVDTAVVSDRKGSIAVLSSSDHLEGIILIQTSSG